A single window of Anomaloglossus baeobatrachus isolate aAnoBae1 chromosome 5, aAnoBae1.hap1, whole genome shotgun sequence DNA harbors:
- the MYL9 gene encoding myosin regulatory light polypeptide 9: MSSKKTKAKTTKKRPQRATSNVFAMFDQSQIQEFKEAFNMIDQNRDGFIDKEDLHDMLASMGKNPSDEYLEAMMSEAPGPINFTMFLTMFGEKLNGTDPEDVIRNAFACFDEEGTGVINEDHLRELLTTMGDRFTDEEVDEMYREAPIDKKGNFNYVEFTRILKHGAKDKDD, translated from the exons ATGTCCAGCAAGAAGACCAAAGCTAAGACCACCAAGAAGCGTCCTCAGAGGGCGACTTCCAATGTGTTTGCAATGTTTGACCAATCCCAAATTCAGGAGTTTAAAGAGGCTTTTAACATGATTGACCAGAACAGGGATGGCTTCATCGATAAGGAAGATCTGCATGACATGTTGGCTTCCATGG GTAAAAATCCCTCTGATGAATATTTGGAAGCCATGATGAGTGAAGCTCCTGGTCCTATTAACTTCACCATGTTCCTGACAATGTTTGGAGAGAAACTCAATGGTACTGACCCAGAAGATGTGATCAGGAACGCATTTGCCTGTTTTGATGAAGAAGGCACAG GCGTCATCAATGAGGACCATTTACGTGAGCTCTTAACCACAATGGGGGACCGCTTTACGGATGAGGAGGTGGATGAGATGTACAGAGAAGCACCAATTGACAAAAAAGGAAACTTCAATTACGTGGAATTCACCCGTATCCTGAAACATGGAGCCAAGGACAAGGATGACTAA